Proteins encoded in a region of the Isosphaeraceae bacterium EP7 genome:
- the cax gene encoding calcium/proton exchanger, producing MLLLALPVAIGLSLSEAKPAWRFAFSALAIIPLAGYMGRATEQLAHRMGSGIGGLLNATFGNAAELILALLALRRGLDDVVKASLTGSIIGNLLLVMGASFLAGGLKYPIQRFNRTAASAGSVLMVLAAMGMLVPAIFHYLVGPGAVGLEHKLSVSVCGLLILAYALNLIFSLGTHREHFNGKPEPTPAQLKRAEERGEADEPAWTIRTSTVVLLVATSFVAWMSEILVGAVEATGHELGLTGVFMGVVVVAIVGNAAEHSSAVLMAMKNHADLSVNIAMGSALQIALFVAPVLVFSSYLRAEPMDLLFSTLEVAALILTVVIARMVAEDGESNWLEGAMLLIIYAILGLAFFFLPAPPGSHHGAAPAAVHAPG from the coding sequence GTGCTGCTCCTCGCATTGCCGGTGGCTATCGGGCTCTCTCTCTCGGAGGCTAAGCCGGCCTGGCGGTTCGCCTTCTCGGCCCTGGCCATCATCCCGCTGGCGGGCTACATGGGGCGGGCGACCGAGCAACTGGCCCACCGGATGGGCTCGGGAATCGGCGGCCTGCTCAACGCGACCTTCGGCAACGCGGCCGAACTCATCCTGGCGCTGCTGGCGCTGCGGCGTGGGCTCGATGACGTGGTCAAGGCGTCGCTGACCGGGAGCATCATCGGCAACCTGCTGCTGGTGATGGGGGCGAGCTTCCTGGCTGGCGGCCTGAAGTATCCAATCCAGCGGTTCAACAGGACGGCGGCCAGCGCGGGCTCCGTGCTGATGGTGCTGGCCGCCATGGGCATGCTGGTGCCGGCAATCTTCCACTACCTGGTCGGGCCCGGTGCCGTCGGCCTGGAGCACAAGCTGAGCGTCTCGGTCTGCGGGCTCCTGATCCTGGCCTACGCGCTCAACCTGATCTTCAGCCTGGGCACCCACCGCGAGCACTTCAACGGCAAGCCCGAGCCGACTCCCGCCCAGTTGAAGCGGGCCGAGGAGCGGGGCGAGGCCGACGAACCTGCCTGGACGATCCGTACCTCGACCGTCGTCCTGCTGGTGGCCACCAGCTTCGTCGCCTGGATGAGCGAGATCCTGGTCGGAGCCGTCGAGGCCACCGGCCATGAGCTCGGGCTGACCGGCGTCTTCATGGGTGTCGTCGTCGTGGCGATCGTGGGCAACGCGGCCGAGCACTCGTCGGCCGTGCTGATGGCCATGAAGAACCACGCCGACCTCTCCGTCAACATCGCCATGGGCTCGGCGCTTCAGATCGCCCTGTTCGTGGCCCCCGTGCTGGTCTTCTCCAGCTACCTGCGGGCCGAGCCGATGGACCTGCTCTTCTCCACCCTGGAAGTCGCCGCGTTGATCCTCACCGTGGTCATCGCCCGGATGGTGGCCGAGGACGGCGAGTCCAACTGGCTGGAAGGGGCGATGCTCCTGATCATCTACGCCATCCTCGGCCTCGCGTTCTTCTTCCTCCCCGCGCCGCCCGGCTCGCACCACGGGGCGGCCCCGGCCGCCGTGCACGCCCCGGGCTGA
- the trxA gene encoding thioredoxin, which translates to MAENVVEFTDANWKSEVLDSQVPVIVDFWAPWCGPCRMLAPTIAKLAGEFGSKIKVGKLNTDENQDTPVGLRISAIPTVLVFQGGKEVDRLVGVNSETKFKDALSKLGVS; encoded by the coding sequence ATGGCCGAGAACGTCGTGGAGTTTACCGACGCCAACTGGAAGTCGGAAGTCCTTGATTCACAAGTCCCCGTCATCGTCGACTTCTGGGCCCCCTGGTGCGGCCCTTGTCGCATGCTGGCGCCGACGATCGCCAAGCTGGCCGGCGAGTTCGGCTCCAAGATCAAGGTCGGCAAGCTGAACACCGACGAGAATCAGGATACCCCCGTGGGCCTGCGCATCTCGGCGATCCCCACCGTCCTGGTCTTCCAGGGTGGCAAGGAAGTCGACCGCCTCGTCGGGGTCAACTCCGAGACCAAGTTCAAGGACGCCCTGAGCAAGCTCGGCGTCTCCTGA
- a CDS encoding phosphoribosylanthranilate isomerase, giving the protein MPPDHPWPDCTPPRVLVKVCGLTSVAEARAALAAGADWIGLNFHPASPRSVSPDAARAIVEALDEPARAVGLFVDRPASEVAAIARDVGLTTVQLHGHEPPEDYVALSGLRLIRAYRLSDEASVAAMILDLERSASLGRTPDAVLVDAHVPGLMGGTGHSIAVDLFRLLPPLPRLILAGGLTPANVAERAALIRPWMVDTASGVESAPGRKDPALVSTFIAAARAGWVSAGHVAR; this is encoded by the coding sequence GTGCCGCCCGACCACCCCTGGCCCGACTGCACACCCCCTCGCGTTCTCGTCAAGGTCTGCGGCCTGACGAGCGTCGCCGAGGCTCGCGCCGCGCTTGCCGCGGGCGCCGACTGGATCGGCCTGAATTTCCATCCGGCCTCTCCCCGATCTGTCAGCCCGGATGCCGCGAGGGCGATCGTCGAGGCCCTTGACGAACCGGCCCGAGCCGTCGGCCTCTTCGTCGATCGGCCCGCCTCCGAGGTCGCCGCCATCGCGCGTGATGTCGGCCTGACGACGGTCCAGCTCCACGGGCACGAGCCGCCCGAGGACTACGTTGCCCTGTCCGGGCTGAGGCTCATCCGGGCCTATCGCCTCTCCGACGAGGCCAGCGTCGCGGCGATGATCCTCGACCTGGAGCGATCGGCCTCGCTCGGCCGCACGCCCGACGCTGTGCTCGTCGATGCGCACGTCCCCGGCCTGATGGGCGGGACCGGCCACTCGATCGCGGTCGACCTGTTCCGGCTCCTGCCCCCCCTGCCTCGTCTGATCCTCGCCGGCGGCCTGACGCCCGCAAACGTCGCGGAGCGTGCGGCCCTGATCCGCCCCTGGATGGTCGACACCGCCAGCGGCGTCGAGTCGGCGCCCGGTCGCAAGGATCCCGCCCTGGTCTCCACCTTCATCGCCGCAGCCCGCGCCGGCTGGGTCTCCGCCGGGCACGTCGCTCGCTGA
- a CDS encoding MgtC/SapB family protein, translated as MGLWWSQIEAAIREDFADIPDLKNVVKLILRLLMAATLGGLLGYQRERVGKPAGLKTHMLVATGAALFILIPQQAGATTSDLSRVIQGMIAGIGFLGAGAILKQDETGEIKGLTTAAGIWLTAAIGMAAGMGRETSATLGTILALLILTLLRRIEKFMR; from the coding sequence ATGGGACTCTGGTGGTCGCAGATCGAGGCCGCGATTCGCGAGGATTTCGCCGACATTCCGGACCTCAAGAATGTCGTCAAGCTGATCCTCCGACTTCTCATGGCCGCGACCCTCGGCGGGCTGCTGGGCTACCAGAGGGAACGTGTCGGCAAGCCGGCGGGGCTGAAGACGCACATGCTCGTCGCCACCGGGGCCGCGCTCTTCATCCTGATCCCGCAGCAGGCCGGCGCGACCACCTCGGATCTTTCCCGCGTGATCCAGGGCATGATCGCGGGCATCGGATTCCTGGGCGCGGGAGCCATCCTGAAGCAAGACGAGACCGGAGAGATTAAGGGTCTGACGACCGCCGCCGGAATCTGGCTGACGGCGGCGATCGGGATGGCCGCGGGCATGGGCCGCGAGACCTCCGCCACCCTCGGGACGATCCTGGCCTTGCTGATCCTGACCCTCCTTCGGCGCATCGAGAAGTTCATGCGCTAG
- the ahcY gene encoding adenosylhomocysteinase, whose amino-acid sequence MATSVLGDVKDPALATIGHQRIVWAELDMPVLRAIRERFEAEKPLAGVRMSACLHVTAETANLARTLVAGGADLVLVASNPLSTQDDVAASLVHDFNIPVYAIKGEDEHSYYRHIAAALKHRPNVTMDDGADLVSAMVFAALNRLDDLHPEVRSWVQSLKPEDRSQIVGNVVASMEETTTGVIRLRAMEKDGVLKLPVIAVNDAMTKHFFDNRYGTGQSTLDGIVRATDILLAGRRIVVCGYGWCGKGVAMRSKGMGAHVIVTEVDPIRALEAAMDGFEVMPMDKAAKSGDLFITVTGNINVIRGEHFDVMKDGAMVCNSGHFNVELGLDQLAANSKSVNKGVREFVDEYLYADGRRIFVLGEGRLINLAAAHGHPASVMDMSFAAQALATEWALKNKDKLENKVYVVPKEIDEWVANLKLQTMGIAIDTLTEEQAKYLNSWEMGT is encoded by the coding sequence TTGGCGACTTCCGTGTTGGGCGATGTGAAGGATCCGGCACTGGCGACGATCGGCCACCAGCGAATTGTCTGGGCAGAGCTCGACATGCCCGTGCTGCGTGCCATCCGCGAGCGGTTCGAAGCCGAGAAGCCCCTGGCGGGCGTCCGGATGTCGGCCTGCCTGCACGTCACGGCCGAGACGGCCAACCTCGCCCGCACCCTGGTCGCCGGCGGTGCCGACCTCGTTCTGGTCGCCTCCAACCCGCTTTCGACCCAGGATGACGTCGCCGCCAGCCTGGTGCACGACTTCAACATCCCCGTCTACGCCATCAAGGGCGAGGACGAGCACAGCTACTACCGCCACATCGCCGCTGCCCTGAAGCACCGGCCGAATGTGACCATGGACGACGGTGCCGACCTCGTCAGCGCCATGGTCTTCGCCGCCCTGAACCGGCTCGACGACCTCCACCCCGAGGTCCGCAGCTGGGTCCAGTCGCTCAAGCCCGAAGATCGCTCGCAGATCGTCGGCAACGTCGTCGCCAGCATGGAGGAGACGACCACCGGCGTCATCCGCCTCCGCGCCATGGAGAAGGACGGCGTGCTGAAGCTGCCGGTCATCGCCGTCAATGACGCGATGACCAAGCACTTCTTCGACAACCGCTACGGCACCGGCCAGAGCACCCTCGACGGCATCGTCCGCGCCACCGACATTCTGCTGGCCGGCCGCCGGATCGTCGTCTGCGGCTACGGCTGGTGTGGCAAGGGCGTCGCCATGCGGTCCAAGGGCATGGGCGCCCACGTGATCGTCACCGAGGTCGACCCGATCCGTGCGCTGGAAGCGGCCATGGACGGCTTCGAGGTGATGCCGATGGACAAGGCCGCCAAGTCAGGCGACCTGTTCATCACCGTGACCGGCAACATCAACGTCATCCGTGGCGAGCACTTCGACGTCATGAAAGATGGCGCGATGGTCTGCAACTCGGGCCACTTCAACGTCGAGCTCGGACTCGACCAGCTGGCCGCCAACTCGAAGTCGGTCAACAAGGGCGTCCGCGAGTTTGTGGACGAATATCTCTACGCCGACGGCCGCCGGATCTTCGTCCTGGGCGAAGGCCGCCTGATCAACCTGGCCGCCGCCCACGGGCACCCGGCCAGCGTCATGGACATGTCCTTCGCTGCCCAGGCGCTCGCCACCGAGTGGGCCCTGAAGAACAAGGACAAGCTCGAGAACAAGGTCTACGTCGTCCCCAAAGAGATCGACGAGTGGGTGGCCAACCTCAAGCTCCAGACGATGGGCATCGCCATCGACACCCTCACCGAAGAGCAGGCCAAGTACCTCAACAGCTGGGAAATGGGCACGTGA
- a CDS encoding DUF1015 domain-containing protein, which produces MPDIRPFRGVRYDMAHVGALSDVVAPPYDVIGPDLQDRLYQASPYNVIRLELNKEEPGDNDESNRYTRAARFLKDWRREGVLREDNQPALYLLEQTYEVEGRTYTRRGFFARVRLEPFGQGKIYAHEQTLSGPKADRLALFAATKSNLSPVFGLYPDPDGAVIAAVHAGLRDRTPLEAVDHLGVVSRLWPILDSAAHSAVSGLMADRGIFIADGHHRYETGVNHRDVLAASGQLQGDEDPANFTMMLLVGMSDPGLLILPTHRLVSGLPGLTAEALTERLAPEFDVRDHGTGDEGARAAWEDIEMSGDQELLGFGTVADGRWLTARLRSDATMDQLASEQSAEWRSLGVSILHVLVLNTLLRPLGESKCTYVHLLDEVTTAVNAKACDLACLVPPAEMGHVEAIASNLEKMPPKSTYFYPKLLTGLVINPLS; this is translated from the coding sequence ATGCCCGACATCCGACCCTTCCGCGGCGTCCGCTACGACATGGCCCACGTTGGCGCCCTCTCCGACGTCGTCGCGCCCCCTTACGACGTCATCGGCCCCGACCTTCAGGACCGCCTCTACCAGGCGAGCCCCTACAACGTCATCCGGCTGGAACTGAACAAGGAAGAGCCCGGCGATAACGACGAGTCCAACCGGTACACACGTGCCGCCAGGTTCCTCAAGGACTGGCGCCGGGAAGGCGTCCTCCGCGAGGACAACCAGCCCGCCCTGTACCTGCTCGAGCAGACCTATGAGGTCGAAGGCCGCACCTACACGCGGCGCGGGTTCTTCGCCCGGGTTCGCCTGGAGCCGTTCGGTCAGGGCAAGATCTACGCCCACGAGCAGACCCTCTCGGGGCCCAAGGCCGACCGCCTCGCCCTGTTCGCAGCGACGAAGTCGAACCTCAGCCCCGTCTTCGGGCTCTATCCCGACCCCGACGGCGCGGTGATCGCCGCCGTCCATGCCGGCTTGCGCGACCGGACCCCGCTGGAAGCGGTCGACCACCTGGGCGTCGTCAGCCGCCTCTGGCCGATCCTCGACTCCGCGGCCCACTCGGCCGTCTCGGGACTGATGGCCGACCGCGGCATCTTCATCGCCGACGGCCACCACCGCTACGAGACCGGGGTCAACCATCGCGACGTCCTGGCCGCCTCGGGGCAACTCCAGGGTGACGAAGACCCGGCCAACTTCACCATGATGCTGCTTGTCGGCATGAGCGACCCCGGCCTGCTCATCCTGCCGACTCACCGGCTCGTCTCGGGCCTGCCCGGCCTCACCGCCGAGGCCCTCACCGAGCGGCTCGCCCCCGAGTTCGACGTGCGCGACCACGGCACCGGCGACGAGGGCGCCCGCGCCGCCTGGGAAGACATCGAGATGTCCGGCGATCAGGAGCTGCTCGGATTCGGCACCGTCGCCGATGGCCGCTGGCTCACCGCCAGGCTCAGGTCGGACGCCACCATGGACCAGCTCGCCTCGGAGCAGTCCGCCGAGTGGCGATCCCTGGGGGTCAGCATCCTGCACGTCCTGGTCCTGAACACCTTGCTCCGCCCCCTCGGCGAGTCGAAGTGCACCTACGTGCATCTGCTCGACGAGGTGACGACGGCCGTCAACGCCAAGGCCTGCGACCTGGCCTGCCTGGTGCCGCCCGCAGAGATGGGGCACGTCGAGGCCATCGCCTCGAACCTGGAGAAGATGCCCCCCAAGAGCACCTACTTCTACCCCAAGCTCCTGACGGGGCTGGTCATCAACCCGCTTTCCTGA
- a CDS encoding alpha/beta hydrolase, giving the protein MIFMPFQILGLWLRGLVALALIGLAAYLLREWHQRATTVYEPLPAAVAAGEPQTDPVLQKPGGAGPRSEVVVRRARAVPLSEWRPGWDVPTAMLAGGLLLAGLAAGGGSLAWPLLRRRGDDEPSADRGGVVERIRRPDGSELQVEMYGPAEAPPLVVVHGWGSDATEWYYLKKQLGGRFRLITWDLPGLGLSKGPDNNDYSVEKMARDLEAVIERTAIGPVVMLGHSIGGMICLTYCRLFHETLAAKVSGMILVHTTPTNPVRTTQYSGLYTALQKPVVEPLLYLTIGLAPLVWLMNWLSYLNGSLQRSTAKSSFAGNETRGQVDFVARFMLKAWPAVLARGMFGMLRYDASATLQTIEIPTLVVSGDRDTTTLPEASEWMRRDIPNARLVALAPARHMGLIERNDQFSDLVAEFVNMHTPKVGSTSAGRSL; this is encoded by the coding sequence ATGATCTTCATGCCGTTCCAAATCCTCGGCCTCTGGCTGCGCGGCCTCGTCGCGCTGGCCCTGATCGGCCTTGCGGCCTACCTCCTGCGCGAATGGCACCAGCGTGCCACCACCGTCTACGAACCCTTGCCCGCAGCCGTCGCGGCCGGGGAACCTCAGACCGATCCGGTCCTCCAGAAGCCCGGCGGCGCCGGGCCGCGGTCCGAGGTCGTCGTCCGTCGTGCCAGGGCAGTTCCCCTGTCCGAGTGGCGACCGGGCTGGGATGTCCCAACGGCGATGCTCGCGGGCGGCCTGCTCCTGGCCGGCCTCGCGGCGGGCGGAGGGTCGCTTGCCTGGCCGCTCCTGCGGCGTCGGGGGGACGATGAGCCGAGCGCCGACCGCGGTGGGGTTGTCGAGCGAATCCGGCGTCCCGACGGGTCGGAACTCCAGGTCGAGATGTACGGGCCGGCCGAGGCGCCCCCGTTGGTCGTGGTCCACGGTTGGGGCTCGGACGCCACCGAGTGGTACTACCTCAAGAAGCAGCTGGGAGGCCGCTTCAGACTGATTACCTGGGACCTTCCCGGGCTCGGGCTCTCAAAGGGACCGGACAATAACGATTACAGCGTCGAGAAGATGGCCCGTGACCTGGAGGCGGTCATCGAGCGGACGGCCATCGGGCCTGTGGTCATGCTGGGGCACAGCATCGGCGGCATGATCTGCCTGACGTACTGCCGCCTCTTCCACGAGACGCTCGCCGCCAAGGTCTCGGGCATGATCCTGGTCCACACCACGCCGACCAATCCCGTCCGCACGACTCAGTACTCGGGCCTCTACACGGCCCTTCAGAAGCCGGTCGTCGAGCCGCTGCTTTACCTGACAATCGGCCTGGCCCCGCTGGTCTGGCTGATGAACTGGCTGAGCTACCTCAACGGGTCGTTGCAGCGGTCGACGGCCAAGAGCTCGTTCGCGGGAAACGAGACGCGCGGGCAGGTTGATTTCGTCGCCAGGTTCATGCTGAAAGCCTGGCCGGCCGTGCTCGCCCGGGGCATGTTCGGCATGCTCCGCTATGACGCCTCCGCGACGCTCCAGACGATCGAGATCCCGACCCTCGTGGTTTCGGGCGACCGCGACACCACGACCCTGCCGGAAGCGAGCGAGTGGATGCGCCGGGATATCCCGAATGCCAGGCTCGTCGCACTTGCCCCCGCCCGGCACATGGGCCTGATCGAGCGCAACGACCAGTTCTCCGACCTCGTGGCCGAATTCGTGAACATGCACACGCCGAAGGTCGGTTCCACCTCGGCCGGCCGGTCGCTCTGA
- a CDS encoding DUF1440 domain-containing protein, whose protein sequence is MDGSDLARGAASGLLATIPMTLAMEGMHAMLPDWERYPLPPRQISEQFERAASIRHELDESQETALTLASHLAYGAGAGAVYGTIAARLPASPAVRGAAFGLGVWAVSYLALMPALGVLSPATEHPRRRTALMIGAHLVWGASAGVLFDRLQRHPRSSASGHETTAPR, encoded by the coding sequence ATGGACGGTTCCGACCTGGCTCGCGGAGCGGCCTCGGGCCTGCTGGCCACGATCCCGATGACCCTGGCGATGGAGGGGATGCACGCCATGCTCCCCGACTGGGAGCGTTATCCCCTGCCTCCGCGCCAGATCTCGGAGCAGTTCGAGCGAGCGGCATCGATCCGCCACGAACTCGATGAGTCGCAGGAAACGGCCCTGACGCTGGCGAGCCACCTTGCCTACGGTGCCGGCGCCGGTGCGGTCTACGGCACAATCGCGGCCCGATTGCCGGCCTCGCCCGCCGTCCGCGGTGCGGCGTTCGGCCTGGGCGTCTGGGCAGTCAGTTATCTCGCCCTGATGCCCGCCCTGGGCGTGCTGAGCCCCGCGACCGAGCACCCGAGGCGGCGAACGGCCCTGATGATCGGGGCGCACCTGGTCTGGGGGGCGTCCGCCGGTGTCCTGTTCGATCGACTGCAACGACATCCGAGGTCATCCGCCTCGGGCCATGAGACGACGGCGCCTCGCTGA
- a CDS encoding Rrf2 family transcriptional regulator → MSSKLSVAIHILTVLALHKPECGTSTSEFIAESVNTNPVVIRRLLGLLREAGYVDSKKGVGGGWMLLVDPKQISLLDVLKAVEPDNEIFALHRAEPNPECPCGRHIQGVLVDLYADVQAGMTQQLARSTIGSVTDTILARMQAD, encoded by the coding sequence ATGAGTTCGAAGCTGAGCGTCGCCATCCACATCCTGACGGTGCTCGCCCTGCACAAGCCCGAGTGCGGGACCTCGACCTCGGAGTTCATCGCCGAGAGCGTGAACACGAACCCGGTGGTCATCCGCAGGCTGCTCGGCCTGCTGCGCGAGGCCGGCTACGTCGATTCCAAGAAGGGGGTCGGCGGCGGCTGGATGCTGCTCGTCGACCCGAAGCAGATCTCCCTGCTGGACGTGCTCAAGGCGGTCGAGCCCGACAACGAGATCTTCGCCCTCCACCGCGCCGAGCCGAACCCCGAGTGCCCCTGCGGACGACACATCCAGGGAGTCCTGGTTGACCTCTACGCCGATGTCCAGGCGGGAATGACCCAGCAGCTCGCGAGGTCGACCATCGGCAGCGTCACGGACACCATCCTTGCCAGGATGCAGGCCGACTGA